In the genome of Verrucomicrobium sp., one region contains:
- the secA gene encoding preprotein translocase subunit SecA translates to MIKWIVKKVLGSKNQREVKKLWPVVQKINQIEEGYRSLSDEQLQAKTLEFKERLKRGESLDDLLPEAFAAVKSACRRFTEAKRRVKVRGHELAWEMIPFDVQLIGGMVLHSGRIAEMATGEGKTLVATLPAYLNALTGHGVHVVTVNDYLAARDSEWVGEIYRFLGLTVGCIQHDQPPQERRAQYAADITYGVNSEMGFDYLRDNGMATRKEDQVQRGHAYAIVDEVDSILIDEARTPLIISGPATVSHAASYEKYKGPVARLVQTQAVELARLADEAQKAIAAGNAGPEVGRILFKIKVGMPSNKQLMKLIEEPEVRRLMDNAELSLYQDARRTELYALKEELLFSMDERNHEADLSERGRLFLSPNDPHYFNPPDLITRFHEIDSDGALSPEERERKRQEEQHRYEETSERIHHISQLLRAYCLYEKDVHYVVQENKVVIVDEHTGRMMPGRRWSDGLHQAVEAKEGVQIDRESQTLATITIQNYFRLYGKLAGMTGTAETEVNEFHDIYKLDVVVIPTHRPNARVDKHDTIYKTRRAKYAAIVKEIGALHQKGQPVLVGTISVESSELLSRMLKREGVPHTVLNAKYHQQEAEIVSRAGQRGAVTISTNMAGRGTDIKLGPGVAELGGLCVLSTERNEARRIDRQLRGRCARQGDPGGSAFYISFEDDLMRNFGDSRRISDLMTKLGMKDDEELQHPWLNRAVETAQKRVEERNYLIRKHTLQYDDVMNMQRDVVYGFRNQILSSENPREEVFEVVTEVVEDQARSRLNSPEPDPEGYLSWLNSTFPLGLRREDIDTADAIKAGEDALARIRAAYELKVKFEDPSAIDSIERYIALSAIDRLWQEHLYAMDGLRTSVGLRAYSQKDPLIEYKKEAFGMFEELMERIKQEIAHNLFRSAASLTAFERFLSALPHRLTKDQNPIAAPDRLPASEATPVADATPAERESEMVLPIRRSGPKLGRNDPCPIDPTKKFKNCCGKLGENGCIKL, encoded by the coding sequence ATGATCAAATGGATCGTTAAGAAAGTCCTCGGCTCCAAGAACCAGCGCGAGGTGAAGAAGCTCTGGCCCGTCGTCCAGAAGATCAACCAGATCGAGGAAGGCTACCGCTCCCTCTCCGACGAGCAGCTCCAGGCCAAGACCCTGGAATTCAAGGAGCGCCTGAAGCGCGGCGAATCCCTGGACGACCTCCTGCCGGAGGCCTTCGCCGCCGTGAAGAGCGCCTGCCGCCGCTTCACCGAGGCCAAGCGCCGCGTGAAGGTCCGCGGGCACGAGCTGGCGTGGGAAATGATCCCCTTTGACGTGCAGCTGATCGGCGGCATGGTCCTCCACTCCGGCCGCATCGCGGAAATGGCCACCGGCGAGGGCAAGACCCTCGTCGCCACCCTGCCCGCCTACCTCAACGCCCTCACCGGCCACGGCGTCCACGTGGTGACGGTCAACGACTACCTGGCCGCCCGCGACAGCGAGTGGGTGGGCGAGATCTACCGCTTCCTGGGCCTGACCGTCGGCTGCATCCAGCACGACCAGCCCCCCCAGGAGCGCCGCGCCCAATACGCCGCCGACATCACCTACGGCGTGAACAGCGAGATGGGCTTCGACTACCTGCGGGACAACGGCATGGCCACCCGCAAGGAAGACCAGGTCCAGCGCGGCCACGCCTACGCCATCGTCGACGAGGTGGACAGCATCCTCATCGACGAGGCCCGCACCCCCCTCATCATCTCCGGCCCGGCCACCGTCTCCCACGCCGCCAGCTACGAGAAGTACAAGGGCCCCGTCGCCCGCCTGGTCCAGACGCAGGCCGTCGAGCTGGCCCGCCTGGCCGACGAGGCGCAGAAGGCCATCGCCGCCGGCAACGCCGGGCCGGAAGTCGGCCGCATCCTCTTCAAGATCAAGGTGGGCATGCCCTCCAACAAGCAGCTGATGAAGCTGATCGAGGAACCGGAAGTCCGCCGCCTGATGGACAACGCGGAGCTCTCCCTCTACCAGGATGCCCGCCGCACGGAGCTCTACGCCCTCAAGGAAGAGCTGCTCTTCTCCATGGACGAGCGCAACCACGAGGCCGACCTCTCCGAGCGGGGCCGCCTCTTCCTCTCCCCGAACGACCCGCACTACTTCAATCCGCCCGACCTCATCACCCGCTTCCACGAGATCGACAGCGACGGCGCCCTCTCCCCCGAGGAGCGCGAACGGAAGCGCCAGGAGGAACAGCACCGCTACGAGGAGACCAGCGAGCGCATCCACCACATCTCCCAGCTCCTGCGCGCCTACTGCCTGTACGAGAAGGACGTCCACTACGTCGTCCAGGAGAACAAGGTCGTCATCGTCGACGAGCACACCGGCCGCATGATGCCGGGCCGCCGTTGGAGCGACGGCCTCCACCAGGCCGTCGAGGCGAAGGAGGGCGTCCAGATCGACCGGGAGAGCCAGACCCTGGCCACCATCACCATCCAGAACTACTTCCGCCTCTACGGAAAGCTGGCGGGCATGACCGGCACGGCGGAGACGGAGGTCAACGAGTTCCACGACATCTACAAGCTCGACGTCGTCGTCATCCCCACCCACCGGCCCAACGCCCGCGTGGACAAGCACGACACCATCTACAAGACCCGCCGCGCCAAATACGCCGCCATCGTCAAGGAGATCGGCGCCCTGCACCAGAAGGGACAGCCCGTCCTGGTCGGCACCATCTCCGTGGAATCGTCCGAGCTGCTCTCCCGCATGCTCAAGCGGGAAGGCGTCCCCCACACCGTCCTGAACGCCAAATACCACCAGCAGGAGGCGGAGATCGTCTCCCGCGCGGGCCAGCGCGGCGCCGTCACCATCTCCACGAACATGGCCGGCCGCGGCACCGACATCAAGCTGGGCCCCGGCGTGGCCGAGCTGGGCGGCCTCTGCGTCCTCTCCACGGAGCGGAACGAGGCGCGCCGCATCGACCGCCAGCTGCGCGGCCGCTGCGCCCGCCAGGGCGACCCGGGCGGCTCCGCCTTCTACATCTCCTTCGAGGACGACCTGATGCGCAACTTCGGCGACTCCCGCCGCATCTCCGACCTCATGACCAAGCTGGGCATGAAGGACGACGAGGAGCTCCAACACCCCTGGCTCAACCGCGCGGTGGAGACGGCCCAGAAGCGCGTCGAGGAGCGCAACTACCTCATCCGCAAGCACACCCTCCAATACGACGACGTCATGAACATGCAGCGGGACGTCGTCTACGGCTTCCGCAACCAGATCCTCTCCAGCGAGAACCCGCGGGAAGAGGTCTTCGAGGTCGTCACGGAAGTCGTCGAGGACCAGGCCCGCTCCCGCCTGAACAGCCCGGAGCCCGATCCGGAAGGCTACCTCTCCTGGCTCAACAGCACCTTCCCCCTGGGCCTGCGCCGGGAAGACATCGACACCGCCGACGCGATCAAGGCCGGGGAAGACGCCCTGGCCCGCATCCGCGCCGCCTACGAGCTGAAGGTGAAGTTCGAGGACCCCTCCGCCATCGACTCCATCGAGCGCTACATCGCCCTCTCCGCCATCGACCGCCTGTGGCAGGAGCACCTCTACGCCATGGACGGCCTGCGCACCAGCGTCGGCCTGCGCGCCTACAGCCAGAAGGACCCGCTCATCGAGTACAAGAAGGAAGCCTTCGGCATGTTCGAGGAGCTGATGGAGCGCATCAAGCAGGAGATCGCCCACAACCTCTTCCGCTCCGCCGCCAGCCTCACCGCCTTCGAGCGGTTCCTCTCCGCCCTGCCCCACCGGCTGACGAAGGACCAGAACCCCATCGCCGCCCCCGACCGGCTCCCCGCCTCCGAGGCCACCCCCGTGGCCGACGCGACGCCCGCCGAAAGGGAGAGCGAGATGGTCCTCCCCATCCGCCGCAGCGGCCCCAAGCTGGGCCGCAACGACCCCTGCCCCATCGACCCGACCAAGAAGTTCAAGAACTGCTGCGGGAAGCTGGGCGAGAACGGCTGCATCAAGCTGTAG
- a CDS encoding SGNH/GDSL hydrolase family protein, with amino-acid sequence MHFRIRPGSKVLFIGASTTDAQRARPYAEGPGDELGRGYVALIDATLGAYRPADKIRVLNMGVSGNTVRDLKARWEADVLAHRPDWLSILIGINDVWRQFDSPKRTETHVLLAEYEKTLDALIRKTKPRLKGGLILAAPFFIEPNPKEPMRALMDRYGAVVKKLAARHRAVFVDTQAAFAPALKHLHPATLAWDRIHPNQTGHLLIARAFLEALGFEWA; translated from the coding sequence ATGCACTTCCGCATCCGCCCCGGCAGCAAGGTCCTCTTCATCGGCGCGTCGACGACCGACGCGCAGCGCGCCCGCCCCTACGCGGAGGGGCCCGGCGACGAGCTGGGCCGCGGCTACGTGGCGCTGATCGACGCCACCCTCGGCGCCTACCGCCCCGCCGACAAGATCCGCGTCCTCAACATGGGCGTCAGCGGGAACACCGTCCGCGACCTGAAGGCCCGCTGGGAGGCCGACGTCCTGGCCCACCGGCCCGACTGGCTCTCCATTTTGATCGGGATCAACGACGTCTGGCGGCAGTTCGACAGCCCAAAGCGGACGGAGACCCACGTCCTCCTGGCCGAATACGAAAAGACCCTCGACGCCCTCATCCGCAAGACCAAGCCCCGGCTGAAGGGCGGCCTCATCCTGGCCGCCCCCTTCTTCATCGAGCCCAATCCCAAAGAGCCGATGCGCGCCCTCATGGACCGCTACGGCGCCGTGGTGAAGAAGCTCGCCGCCCGCCACCGCGCCGTCTTCGTCGACACCCAAGCCGCCTTCGCCCCGGCTCTCAAACACCTCCACCCCGCCACCTTGGCATGGGACCGCATCCATCCCAACCAGACCGGCCACCTGCTCATCGCCCGCGCCTTCCTGGAGGCGCTCGGGTTCGAGTGGGCCTAG
- a CDS encoding trypsin-like peptidase domain-containing protein codes for MKLRIAAVLATLFFLPQAHALTPADEPLVKVVEKTRPAVVNIYSERVVQRQVADPFDQFFGRYYNVRQKLSTLGSGVLISPDGYIVTCAHIVGRADDKGKIKVVLTDGTSLPAQLLDADEDADLALLKVDAKKPLPYLSLAPADLSPNLLGETVVAIGDPIGYQSSVSSGILSAKERRVETSDGPIEGLLQTDAAINPGNSGGALVDIEGKFVGLSNAKTTGAGIESIGFAIPGAKVGAWAADAIAIAKGEKPAPKPVPLTDIVRDRFGLGLQAVTPELAEAFGLPSTSGLLVSDVVKGSPAAAVGIPTGVLLVQVGTVPIVDTDSLPRQLRGVKPGDSVSFTIATVKRQGAFVLRNSQAVTLKAR; via the coding sequence ATGAAACTACGAATCGCCGCCGTCCTGGCGACCCTCTTTTTCCTCCCCCAGGCCCACGCCCTCACCCCCGCCGACGAGCCCCTGGTCAAGGTCGTGGAAAAAACCCGCCCCGCCGTGGTGAACATCTACAGCGAGCGCGTCGTGCAGCGGCAGGTCGCCGACCCGTTCGACCAGTTCTTCGGCCGCTACTACAACGTGCGGCAGAAGCTCTCCACCCTCGGCTCCGGCGTCCTCATTTCCCCGGACGGCTACATCGTCACCTGCGCCCACATCGTCGGCCGCGCCGACGACAAGGGGAAGATCAAGGTGGTCCTGACCGACGGCACCAGCCTGCCCGCGCAGCTCCTGGACGCCGACGAGGACGCCGACCTGGCCCTCCTCAAGGTCGACGCCAAGAAGCCCCTCCCCTACCTGAGCCTGGCCCCCGCCGACCTCTCCCCGAACCTGCTGGGGGAAACCGTCGTCGCCATCGGCGACCCCATCGGCTACCAGAGCAGCGTCTCCTCCGGCATCCTCAGCGCCAAGGAGCGCCGGGTCGAAACGTCCGACGGGCCCATCGAGGGCCTCCTCCAGACCGACGCCGCCATCAACCCCGGCAACAGCGGCGGCGCGCTCGTCGACATCGAGGGAAAATTCGTCGGCCTCTCCAATGCCAAGACGACCGGCGCGGGGATCGAGTCGATCGGCTTCGCCATTCCCGGCGCCAAGGTCGGCGCCTGGGCGGCCGACGCCATCGCCATCGCCAAGGGGGAAAAGCCCGCTCCGAAACCCGTCCCCCTGACCGACATCGTGCGGGACCGCTTCGGCCTGGGGCTCCAGGCCGTCACGCCGGAGCTGGCGGAGGCCTTCGGCCTGCCCAGCACCAGCGGCCTTTTGGTTTCCGACGTCGTGAAGGGCAGCCCCGCCGCCGCCGTGGGCATCCCCACGGGCGTCCTGCTGGTGCAGGTCGGCACCGTGCCGATCGTGGACACCGATTCCCTGCCCCGCCAGCTGCGCGGCGTGAAGCCGGGCGATTCCGTCTCCTTCACCATCGCCACCGTGAAGCGGCAGGGCGCCTTCGTCCTGCGCAACAGCCAAGCGGTGACCCTGAAAGCGCGCTAA
- a CDS encoding DUF2851 family protein, translating into MEADLAARYQTVRAAAPARPDAAGLLALWLDQFTARPLRDEAGRAWTVVQPGVPESTGGLRLAEAVLRAEDGELRSGPVTVGGAAPAIDLLAVVWEPGEVSGPHVALRDQLAAPWPELAPLLETPAPDFSGGSALSVAEPLPLVRAAGLFRLRRKARRLKLRRRAVGLRQLLWEELAGALGYHRNQAPFRHLARRLPASLLEPLEAGDRAGLLFGVAGLLPEGDLRALPAPAQDAARILWDRWWKARAAFDYAVLPASSWSRTQIRPANRPERRLAALAVLLPHLDRLERAVARRDAAAFARVCAEAHDPFWSRHAAWKGKPAPKPLLLVGAERLDDLVHNLFWPLVAQEDPDAAAAALEALPAAESRPARQVRELLFGDAPARPLRRALFQQGLLELRRDAPGAKALERLAGRFAS; encoded by the coding sequence ATGGAAGCAGATTTGGCCGCCCGATACCAGACCGTCCGCGCCGCCGCCCCCGCCCGGCCCGACGCGGCGGGGCTCCTGGCCCTCTGGCTCGACCAGTTCACCGCCCGCCCCCTGCGGGACGAGGCCGGGCGCGCGTGGACCGTCGTCCAGCCCGGCGTGCCGGAGAGCACGGGCGGGCTGCGGCTGGCGGAGGCCGTCCTGCGTGCGGAGGACGGGGAGCTCCGCTCCGGCCCGGTGACCGTCGGCGGCGCCGCCCCCGCGATCGACCTTCTGGCCGTGGTGTGGGAGCCGGGGGAAGTTTCCGGCCCGCACGTGGCCCTGCGGGACCAATTGGCCGCGCCGTGGCCGGAGCTGGCCCCGCTGTTGGAAACGCCCGCTCCCGATTTTTCCGGGGGGTCCGCTCTCTCCGTCGCCGAGCCCCTGCCGCTGGTCCGCGCGGCGGGCCTCTTCCGCCTGCGGCGGAAGGCGCGGCGGCTGAAACTGCGCCGCCGGGCCGTGGGCCTGCGCCAGCTGTTGTGGGAGGAGCTGGCCGGGGCCCTGGGCTACCACCGGAACCAGGCCCCTTTCCGCCACCTGGCCCGGCGGCTGCCCGCCTCCCTCCTGGAACCGCTGGAGGCGGGGGACCGGGCGGGCCTTCTCTTCGGCGTCGCCGGGCTCCTGCCGGAGGGGGACCTGCGCGCTTTGCCCGCGCCCGCGCAGGACGCGGCGCGCATTTTATGGGACCGCTGGTGGAAAGCCCGCGCGGCCTTCGACTACGCCGTGCTTCCCGCCTCCAGCTGGAGCCGGACGCAGATCCGCCCCGCCAACCGCCCGGAGCGGCGGCTTGCCGCGCTGGCCGTCCTGCTGCCCCATTTGGACCGGTTGGAGCGGGCGGTCGCCCGGCGGGACGCCGCCGCCTTCGCCCGCGTCTGCGCGGAGGCCCACGACCCGTTCTGGAGCCGCCACGCCGCCTGGAAGGGAAAGCCCGCGCCGAAGCCGCTCCTCTTGGTCGGCGCGGAGCGGCTCGACGACCTGGTCCACAACCTCTTTTGGCCCCTCGTCGCCCAGGAGGATCCGGATGCCGCCGCGGCGGCCTTGGAAGCCCTCCCGGCGGCGGAAAGCCGCCCGGCCCGCCAGGTGCGGGAGCTTCTCTTTGGTGATGCCCCGGCCCGGCCCCTGCGGCGGGCCCTCTTTCAGCAGGGCCTTTTGGAACTGCGGCGGGACGCCCCCGGCGCGAAGGCGCTGGAACGGCTGGCGGGGCGCTTTGCCTCTTGA
- a CDS encoding serine hydroxymethyltransferase codes for MDSLSPAKNHPQPPSLQQADPQIASLIAKEAVRQGENIELIASENFTSRAVMEAQGSCLTNKYAEGYPGRRWYGGCEYVDEIEQLAIDRAKQLFGAEYVNVQPHSGSQTNMAVYFAFLKPGDTILTMDLSHGGHLTHGHKMNFSGRFYNVVHYGVTEKTETVDYDHLEKLAQEHRPRMITAGASAYSRVIDFARLGKIAQSVGALLLVDMAHIAGLVAAGVHPSPVPHADFVTTTTHKTLRGPRGGIILAKEKYGKELDSQVFPGIQGGPLVHVIAAKAVCLGEALRPEFKEYQKQVVQNAKALCEGMKKNGYRIVSGTTENHLMLVDLRPHDLTGKDAQEALDRAGITINKNAIPFDTVSPFKAGGIRLGTPAVTTRGMKADEMFDIADLIDEALKHRGQPEKLEAIRVQVRDLTARFPLPY; via the coding sequence ATGGACTCCCTCTCCCCCGCAAAGAACCACCCGCAGCCGCCCTCCCTCCAGCAGGCCGATCCCCAGATCGCCTCCCTCATCGCCAAGGAGGCCGTCCGCCAAGGGGAGAACATCGAGCTGATCGCCTCGGAAAACTTCACCAGCCGCGCCGTCATGGAGGCGCAGGGCTCCTGCCTGACCAACAAGTACGCGGAGGGCTACCCCGGCCGCCGCTGGTACGGCGGCTGCGAATACGTCGACGAGATCGAGCAGCTGGCCATCGACCGTGCCAAGCAGCTCTTCGGCGCGGAATACGTCAACGTCCAGCCCCACTCCGGCTCCCAGACGAACATGGCCGTCTACTTCGCCTTCCTGAAACCCGGGGACACCATCCTGACCATGGACCTCTCCCACGGCGGGCACCTGACCCACGGCCACAAGATGAACTTCTCCGGCCGCTTCTACAACGTGGTCCATTACGGCGTGACGGAGAAGACGGAGACGGTCGACTACGACCACCTGGAAAAGCTGGCCCAGGAACACCGCCCCCGGATGATCACCGCCGGGGCCTCCGCCTACTCCCGCGTCATCGACTTCGCGCGGCTGGGGAAGATCGCCCAGTCCGTCGGCGCGCTGCTCCTGGTCGACATGGCCCACATCGCCGGCCTCGTCGCGGCGGGCGTCCATCCCTCCCCCGTCCCGCACGCCGACTTCGTCACCACCACCACCCACAAGACCCTGCGCGGCCCGCGCGGCGGCATCATCCTGGCCAAGGAAAAGTACGGCAAGGAACTCGACTCCCAGGTCTTCCCCGGCATCCAGGGCGGCCCGCTGGTCCACGTCATCGCCGCCAAGGCCGTCTGCCTGGGCGAGGCCCTGCGGCCCGAGTTCAAGGAATACCAGAAACAGGTCGTCCAGAACGCCAAGGCCCTGTGCGAGGGGATGAAGAAGAACGGCTACCGCATCGTCTCCGGCACCACGGAGAACCACCTGATGCTCGTCGACCTCCGCCCGCACGACCTGACCGGCAAGGACGCGCAGGAAGCCCTGGACCGCGCGGGCATCACCATCAACAAGAACGCCATCCCCTTCGACACCGTTTCCCCCTTCAAGGCCGGCGGCATCCGCCTGGGCACCCCCGCCGTCACCACGCGCGGCATGAAGGCGGACGAGATGTTCGACATCGCCGACCTGATCGACGAGGCGCTCAAGCACCGCGGCCAGCCGGAAAAGCTCGAGGCGATCCGCGTGCAGGTGCGGGACCTCACCGCCCGCTTCCCGCTCCCTTATTAA